In Sebastes fasciatus isolate fSebFas1 chromosome 24, fSebFas1.pri, whole genome shotgun sequence, the following are encoded in one genomic region:
- the LOC141763024 gene encoding putative methyltransferase DDB_G0268948, which produces MAVRLFETKHHASAYLQYRVAPVELVNRIVSFMEKKTPNRFDLAVDVGCGSGQGTILLAPHFTKVVGTDVSPAQLEVALANGSPPNVSYRECPAEDLPFASGEVDLVTAMTAAHWFDRERFLLEADRVQRPGGCLALLSYTLDMELEYAGVSNNTLNDICKEFYAALLPFRDPYIGTSSLKIYSDMFDSCSYPDKEWNDCLRVKRILPLSGYLGMVETFSSYQKLLKKEPAEAERLSNDIMNKLMSAMKVSSPDTEVTVVVKYFYWLARKL; this is translated from the exons ATGGCTGTGCGTCTCTTTGAGACTAAACATCATGCATCTGCTTACCTGCAATACAGAGTGGCACCTGTTGAATTAGTCAACAGGATTGTGAGCTTCATGGAGAAAAAG ACACCAAACCGGTTTGACCTTGCAGTGGATGTGGGCTGCGGTTCGGGGCAAGGGACGATACTATTGGCTCCGCACTTCACCAAGGTTGTTGGTACAGACGTCAGTCCCGCCCAGCTGGAGGTGGCTCTGGCCAATGGCAGCCCTCCAAATGTATCATACAG GGAGTGTCCTGCAGAAGATCTACCGTTTGCTTCCGGTGAGGTGGACCTTGTGACGGCCATGACGGCGGCTCACTGGTTCGACCGCGAGAGGTTCCTCCTGGAAGCTGACCGGGTACAGAGGCCTGGAGGCTGCCTGGCTCTCCTGAGCTACACCCTGGACATGGAGCTGGAGTATGCGGGCGTCTCCAACAACACACTCAATGACATCTGTAAAGAG tTTTACGCTGCCCTGCTTCCGTTCCGAGATCCCTACATAGGAACGAGCTCTCTGAAGATCTACTCCGACATGTTTGACTCCTGCTCATACCCGGACAAAGAGTG GAATGACTGTCTGAGGGTCAAAAGGATTTTGCCACTGAGTGGATACCTCGGCATGGTGGAGACCTTCTCCAGCTACCAGAAACTGTTGAAAAAGGAGCCCGCCGAGGCTGAACGTCTTTCTAATGACATCATGAACAA ATTGATGTCTGCCATGAAGGTGTCTTCTCCTGACACAGAAGTTACGGTCGTCGTGAAGTATTTCTATTGGCTGGCGCGCAAACTTTGA
- the LOC141763337 gene encoding uncharacterized protein LOC141763337: protein MHRHRGGITLLLKVLLIVLIDALQLCIFLLLLSDTTAKGPSSTLRTEPAFLMSLLILLASTASLSCCPSTQQTLNQFDLAVDVGCGSGQGTIPLAPYFTKVVGTDVSPAQLEMAVVNNNPPNVSYRECPAEDLPFASGEVDLLTAMTAAHWFDRKRFLLEADRVLRPGGCLALLSYTMYLELEYAGVSNTTLNDICKEFYAGFRPYRNPYLGKCSVKIYSDLFDSCTYPDKEWNDCLRVKRILPLTKYFRMVETFSTFQNLVKKDPAEAERLSNDIMNKLMSAMKVSSPDAEVTVVVKYFYWLARKPCSVNGK, encoded by the exons ATGCATCGACATCGTGGTGGTATCACTCTGctgctgaaggtgctcctcatcgtCCTCATTGATGCTCTGCAGTTGtgcatcttcctcctcctcctttctgaCACCACCGCCAAAGGACCAAGCTCCACCCTCAGGACAGAGCCAGCCTTCCTGATGAGCTTGTTGATTCTACTGGCGTCGACCGCCAGTTTATCCTGCTGCCCAAGCACACAGCAA ACACTAAACCAGTTCGACCTCGCAGTGGATGTGGGCTGCGGTTCGGGACAAGGGACGATACCATTGGCTCCATACTTCACCAAGGTTGTTGGTacagacgttagccccgcccagTTGGAGATGGCTGTGGTCAATAACAACCCTCCAAATGTATCGTACAG GGAGTGTCCGGCAGAAGATCTACCGTTTGCTTCTGGTGAGGTGGACCTTCTGACGGCCATGACGGCGGCTCACTGGTTCGACCGCAAGAGGTTCCTCCTGGAAGCTGACAGGGTGCTGAGGCCTGGAGGCTGCTTGGCTCTCCTGAGCTACACCATGTATTTGGAGCTGGAGTATGCGGGCGTCTCCAACACAACACTCAATGACATCTGTAAAGAG TTTTACGCTGGCTTCCGTCCGTACCGAAATCCCTATCTAGGGAAGTGTTCTGTGAAGATCTACTCAGACTTGTTTGACTCCTGCACATACCCAGACAAAGAGTG GAATGACTGTCTGAGGGTCAAAAGGATTTTGCCGCTCACCAAATACTTCCGCATGGTGGAGACCTTCTCCACCTTCCAGAACCTGGTGAAAAAGGACCCCGCTGAGGCTGAACGTCTTTCTAATGACATCATGAACAA ATTGATGTCTGCCATGAAGGTGTCTTCTCCTGACGCAGAAGTTACGGTCGTCGTGAAGTATTTCTATTGGCTGGCGCGCAAACCTTGTAGTGTCAACGGAAAATGA
- the LOC141763027 gene encoding receptor activity-modifying protein 1-like produces the protein MALESASLLVLLMAAQVLPSVSGCNRAFYERMINDLCLAKFKFDMGGMDRGLWCSWPDTTEAYEGLTNCTYQVALRVDCFWPNQIVDRFFMQIHRIYFHDCALTGRLLHDPPTSILAPFIAVPVLVTLLMTALVVWRSKRTEGVL, from the exons ATGGCTCTGGAGAGCGCGTCACTCCTGGTGTTGCTGATGGCAG CTCAAGTCCTGCCATCAGTGTCCGGCTGCAACAGGGCTTTCTACGAGAGGATGATCAATGATTTGTGCTTAGCTAAGTTCAAATTCGACATGGGAGGGATGGACCGAGGCCTGTGGTGCAGCTGGCCGGACACCACGGA GGCCTACGAGGGGCTGACAAACTGCACCTACCAGGTGGCCTTGAGGGTGGACTGCTTCTGGCCGAACCAGATAGTCGATCGCTTCTTCATGCAGATTCACCGGATCTACTTCCACGACTGCGCCCTGACCGGCCGGCTCCTCCACGACCCGCCGACCAGCATCCTCGCCCCGTTCATCGCGGTGCCGGTGCTGGTCACCTTGCTCATGACTGCCCTTGTGGTGTGGAGGAGTAAACGCACAGAGGGGGTTTTATAG